CCCCGCAAGGTTTTTGAGGCTTTGGTTTACTCTTATAGAATGTGTGAATCGTCGCCACGTGTTTTTGATGTGTTATTCAAGACGTATGCGCATATGAAGAAGCTTAGGAATGCTTCTGATTCATTCTGTTGGATGAGGGAGTATGGATTTTATCCTACAGTGGAGTCTTGTAATGCGTATTTGAGTACATTGAATGGTTTGAATCGGTGGGATATCGCATTGGCGTTTTATAAGGAAATGTTGCGTTGTCGGATTTCCCCTAATGTCTATACAATCAATATGGTTATTGGGGCTTATTGTAAAGCGGGGAAACTGGAAATGGCGGTTGAGGTGTTTAGGGAAATGGAGAAAATGGGATTGGACCGTAATGCTGTATCATACAATACTTTGATTGCTGGATATTGTAGTAAGGGTCTCTTGAGCAGTGGTTTGAGGCTTAAGAATGTGATGGAAAAGAATGGAATTCGGCCAAATGATGCTACTTATAACACGCTTATAAATGCGTTATGCAAAGAGGGAAAATTACATGAAGCGAACAAGCTTTTCAGAGAAATGAAACGCATGGATGTGGCCCCTACTACTGTAACTTACAACACATTGATCAACGGTTATAGTGAAGCTGGAAATAGTGAGATGGGGATCCGTCTATTTGAGGAAATGTCGGTGTCTGGTGTCAAGGCTGATATCTTAACTTATAATGCCGTGATTATGGGTCTATGCAAGGAGGGGAAGACGAAGAAAGCTGCTTATATGGTGAAAGAACTTGACAGGGAAAAATTGGTGCCTAATTCCTCAACCTTTGCTGCTCTTATTACTGGGCAGTGTGCAAGAAACAATGCTGAGCGTGCTTTTCAGCTCTACAAAAGTATGATACGGAGTGGTTGCCATCCCAATGGAACAACTTTGAAGATGCTAATATCTGCATTCATTAAAAATGAAGATTATGATGGAGCAGTTGAGGTCTTGAAAGAGATGATGGAGAGAGCTATAGCTCCTGATTCAGATATATTAACTCATCTTTACAATGGACTTTGCCAGTGTGGTAAAGAGGAATTCGCTGCGGACTTATGCAAGGAGCTAGAATCTCAACGCCTCGTGCCTGAAGGTTTTGTAAAATCCATATGGACCTCTAACCGAGACATATGACTTGTGAGGAAATTGTCATCCTGGAGTGAATAGATGTCTTTGTATGGTGCATTATCTTCTAGTCATCGAGGTATTCTCTTTCTGCTTCTCTGGATCCACTGAATCACCTAGAATTGCTAACTCTTCCTTGCACTTGCAGAAATGAAGTGCACCAGCAGAGACAACGGTCATAAGGGCACAGAATACGTCAGGTGTGTTGATGCTTCAAATTTAACTGAACTCTatattccttttcatttttgtgtatatacCCAAATTACATGTTTTGCTTGCCAAATAGAAAAGCTtctaatgcatatttttgaaggaattgtTCGCATTCCGTTTTCATAAGTCTTCATCCACTTAGCTCTTATGAGCTCCAAAAGGCAGTAACATGACTTCTTGGCTTATCTCTGAGTTGAAAAGCGCtacttttcatatatatgGCGGGTTCTGGATATCAGGCCAATCTGTCATCTTTGACTTTCTGTTCGATTGTCGCATTCTAAAGATAAAGTGTTAGTTTTCTTAAGCATTTTAATGTGGAAGCCTGTGCTTTCTTAGCTAAAGGCTAGTGAACGTTTTTCTCCGTGAACAAATCAAGTTCACTGAGATGATTTTGCCTTTGGaacttgattttcttttggaaCCTGCTGTTTCGATCTTATTTTCCTACTTAGAATTTTCTGAGTGTTGGAAGATAGCAGGTGTAGTTATTGGCATTCTTAACTGATCAATTGTTAAGGACAAATCGCTATTGGGCCCCGAGACCGATTGACGGAGTCACGGAGATGGACTTGGGAGCCAAACCTACTTCAGCTGAGGCCCCAAAGACTAAACCAAATGGACTAGAAGTTATAAATGGGCCACCTGGCCCAATCCGGAGGAAGTTCAACCGCGTTACTAGCAGGTCCAACTGGCTTAGAGACTTCtactaattagaaaataagaaaGTACTGAATCCGTTAGAGGGGAAAGAAATGATGTAGACACTTGTCATCTTATCTGTTGCTATGCTTTtgtatttagtattttagtGGAGCAATGAAggacagaaaaatatattggcCATTTACAGATtgtatttagtattttagtGATGGGGATTTCATCTTTGCTAAGAAAATCGTCGgtttctctcttcctctccGCTGACGCTCCGCCCTCCTTCATCCCTCTATGAAGCTTTTCTCATCCCTCCACTCCAATCTTCTNNNNNNNNNNGTGAACGACCCATCTAACGGTTGCAGTATCCAGTGTTCTGTTTTGATCTTTGCGTTCTGTCTTCTATCTGATTcaacttgaaaaaattttgtttaatgaaAACTCACTACTATATTTCTAATATTCTATGTATTGGATGCTCTTCACCGACAGCTTTAGGTTTCTATATTGATTTCTTTGTTGTTAATGTGTAAATATGAAGTCCTGTGAttatgatttgtttttatGAACACGTTTTTTAGTATAGCCCTGATCTAGGTTCAGTTGGAATGATTTCTGGTTATGATATTGACTTTATAGTCGATCATGGCTTTCAACTTACTATATTGATGCATACGTATAAGATGACTTTAGAGTTTCGAATGAGCTGCATAAGATAATTATCACTCAGTAGACGGAAATAGATTCAATATGGAGTTGATTGATTAGTTCCATATTCCATATTGTTTGGGAAACTTGAATTGTACTTGAGAGTagtacaaaattcaaaattatagagCCAAAGATTCAGGGAAATCTGTGATGATTGTTGCTTCTAATCTTtgtcctttttcttgttcataATTGTAAAAACATTTGAACATGGACAGAATTTTCTCTCACAAGTTTCCCCggcatatttcttttatatttgaatatcttGTTGACAGAATGTGGGCAGTACCTGAAGCGAAAGACATATCACGGTCAACAGGCCGGGTAGCAGAAGAAAAGCTTAAGTTAGTTTCAGATGATTGTGATCCAAAAGTTGTGAGTACTAGCATAATCACTCTgaccttttattttaaggGAACGATTAGCTTAACCGTTGATTTCATAAGTATGATAATTGAATATCTTTACTGCATGAAGAATGCTTATTTACGAGTTAATGAAATTTCCGTAACTGGTAGGGAAGTTTCAAAGACACATCACGTTATCCATCACAGCTTTAGATGACTTCTCATTGACTTTCGCAGTGTGCATGCAGTGAAGCAGCCATTCAATTGctcgaattttgaaaataaacatgAATAGAATATTTGCTTTTGCTCTTTATCTTTCAATCAAATAGATAAGTGGTAGAAGTTTTATTGAACTGATTAAGTCCATGTAAAATAagtctattatttttttcggaCTGATGTTAAATCTCCATCAACAAGTTGgtgagaaaattgcaattaagaAGGGACCATCAGATGACGTGCAGACATGAAGATAATAACAACCATCCGATTAAGGGCACAGGACTTGGGAATTGCAGTCCAAGCTGGCAATGTTTCAATTAATGAGGGAAGGCCGCTGCAGAACGGCATTGTTTTAGCTAACAGTGGGGAGGACCAACTACACGTGGCAGCCTACGAGGTAGGGAATAGAGCAGCAGCAACCCAAGCAAGCTAAAGAGGCCGTTATTGGAGGCCCCAGACAGATACACACTTcccttttgttttctgttcCCTCTTTTCCTAATTATTAACTGCTTTCCGTTAGTGCTGTATTTAGCATTGAGACGGGACACTTATGCATTTTATGAATGAGTCTTTAAGTGTTCGGTCTAAATTTTTGTTACAATACATGCAATCAAGCATGGCCCTGAGAGAATCCACCTCTTCATCAGAACAGCATTTATCACTTCGTGTTATTTATTTGGATGTCAAGCTTCTTCTCGAGCTTTTATAagtgttgtgtgtgttttgttaGTTAGGTTTCCCAAATGGGCATAGAAGTGAAGTGTTTTTAGCCTCGTTTCTCTCATTATTTCCGCCTGTAATACCTCTATTTCACTTTTTTAATCTTTGATTTCGgtcatggtatcagagccttcttGCAAATGTCTTTGTACTCAATTTCCAAAAGAAGCTTGGTCCATCGTTGGCTTCAATGGCGTTGAAACTGGAAATGTTGCCATGAATGCGGTTCAGAGCATCCAGGTATGGTGCTTGTCACTATGCCTTTGAATGGACAAAGTTACACTAAGAGATGACTTTCCGGTCGTTCAACTCAATTTCGAAGGAAATGGTGgatgtttttttatatgctgAGACTGCTCGAGATTGGTGGCTTGAATTAGAAGCGACATATGCTGAATGTGATGTCCATTGTTGTATATAAAGAGAGATTACACCAATCTCACAAGAAATACAGACTGAGGCTGCATATTTCAAGACCCAAAGACTATGAATGGCCTCTTGTGTTTTTGTGAATGCCTGAGTGTGGTTGTGGATCTGTTGAGACTCTGGTAGATCTAACTTCCTCTAATCACCTCATGCAATTCATGACTGATAGTTTTGATCATGTAAGAAATCATATCCTTGTGATGGAAGTGTCAAGATCCTAAGTGTGGAGAAGCAGACACGGTCTAATTTGAGGATATCTGAGACAGCAGAGAATAAGCGAACGATGACCATAGCCTAGGAGAGGGAGTGATTCCAGAATAGGACCAAAGAAAAGGGGGCAATAGACAAAGCGCAGACGTATTATGATAACCTTGATCGCCCGTCAAAGACCACGGAAGTTTGCACCAAACGTCCGTCCCATGGTTACACTTCACAGCAAAATGGAATTGCTGAAAGATAATTCAAACACTTACCGCCTTTTGCTAGAGCCATCACTGCCTAGAAAATTCTGGGGAGAATCCATATTGAACACCACATTTAATAGCATGCCGATGCCATCATATGATCATTTACAGGTTTGTGGCTACAAATATGCATCCTCACAAAGATGAGTTTGAGAATGTGCTTTCGATATTGTCATGTTCAAAAGGCTTATAAGCTTTATCACTTATTCAAACTCAAACTTCAATGGTGTCTATGAAGACCAACTTCCATGCGAATATATTCCAAGTCCTTTTCCGGTTGTACATTCTTCAAGATACACAGTTGGCTCGACTGAGAATCAAATTGGCCTAGTAAAGTAATGGATTGGTTCGGCCTAGTCCTGTTTGGATCGGGCTGGTCCCGTATCAGGGAACCACTAACTCAATGGTCTGAGACAATCCGGTCCTTGGCTCGGGATGGGTTGTCTCAACTTGgctgttttttgttttttattttttatttttttcttttaatgatacaagcacataaattttattttattgttctaAGTTGATTATTCTAataagtgttttttttatatttttgaaaatctaaaaaaacttttaaatttaagaaactATTCAAAAAACCacctcaattttattaaaaaaaaaataataatataataggCATAATCGGGCATGATATGGGCCAGGTCTAGGTTTTAAAATGAACGCAATATGATTCATCTAAAGGCCCATGACCGTTCCAGgactaataataaataatattacgcCGTTCATGCACTGGGCTATTCCGAGTTGGTACGTACTGGTCTTAGGTTAATCCGGCCCACTGTGCACCTCGATGCATTCTTAAGAACTTGACACCTACCGACTATTACCCACTGTGTCACATAATTTTGATTCACGATCACATATTTAACATGATTTGACCCAATTAATcaatccaaaataaaacaaaaactttgTGTCTTGTTTTGCATCGACCGACTTAAATGAATCCATAAAGTTCCAGATTCATTAcagattttaaatataataatcaatttaattgaattattaattaataatatatatacatatatatatatattgaaataccTTTTCTGACTAaagtttttatattgattttcaaGGAGATACGATTATGTTGTGCCCAAAAATATATGTGTcgcattatatatatacagatatatattaaagaaaaaataaacaagaaaaccccCTTTCctataaaaatgtattatcTGAAGTGGTATCCTTATATTAAGGTacgaaataattaaaaaggatAGTTACATTCAGGTTGttgatctataatttatttatatatataaattattcttgtatttttcataattatagaaactatCACTGGCAACAAAAAGGAGgggtaatttatataatggtTTTTACGTTTTTTagagtgtatatataatttatcaaaaaaatatgagtgatttatgtaaatgatgttgacgttttttatagatatatgtgtaatttataaaagaatgaatgatttgtaattcaatatattttttataattatacattcattagtaattaaataactcaaaaaatattaaaataaagggTCAAAATTATACCTACACGTCCTCTAAAGATGAAAAGTtacattttgtttaaaaattttaaaattacacttacacccctcCGAGAACTCTTTGCTAGAATTTGGACGAAAATGTCGACGTCagcaaaaagaattacataaatttttaattttaaacttaatcCAGTATCCCCctagtaatatatttatacttttaaggaggtaaatataatatatataaagtcaaaatGGTATAACTGTAATAAAACATTATTCTCAAATTATTTCCATTGAATAGAAAGTATCCATTTATGAATGGaaaaattagtcatttttttgtagttctTCAACTTTGTATATATAACGTTAAGTGAACAccattattactttatttctTGAAACACTAGATGAAGTATTtgaataagatatttttaagaaatggatATAACAAGTAGGGCAAAATTGTGTTTTGgtactataaaaaaagatcagttttgattttggtaccacaaattttgcaagttcGGATTTTGGTAcctaaaccaaaaaataagcatttttGGTACCAACTTAACGGCAGAGCCCATGTGCCGTGTACATGAGCCTTAACGAAGTTATGaaactttttataaagttttattacatgatatatataatacttgtTAAGGAAGTGATCGGTATGTGACTGGTATGTAGAAATTTATTGTGAGACAGAGGTAATAAAAGTTGCATTTGTTAGATAGAGACGTTAAGGAAGTGATTGGTATGTAGGAATTGATTGTGAAGAGAATTGACATTCATTTCGGAGTCGAGAATACTCtttcattaaacaaaaatggacctaaacaaaaatggacatagttatcgaactaaaattaaaattaggcatatttagcggactaaaataatactttttcttataagattttatttgtttgatcatatctaacggttcaatttaaaaatcgAATAGTTTCAAGAATGTGGCTCCACACGAGAAAACTCAACGGAgcttgatattttataaatcatgAGAGAGATAGGATATATGGTATTTAGTCTAGTTTAAGGGATAAGAGCCTCCGGGCATCGTTCCTGCGTGCGTAACACTCTTGATACATTTAGCAACGAGAATAACAACAAGAACTAATACGAATACAAAGGGCCGGAGTTAGCTTCATTTGTTTCCCTTACCCGGGGGTCACTCACTCCCTCACGATTCTCTTTCGGAGAGAACCCCCTTCCCCTTAGCTATGCCAGTTCCCCTCATGCTTTTTGGGCATACGGGGAACTAGCTAGGAGTCTAAGGTGCTTCCGTCTAATTGAATAATGCACCagtctaaaaaattaatttggtattCCAGTTACGATATCAGATGGGTCAAAAAACTTCAATAGATATTGTAAGACTgtgtaaaataaatcatatataacaattcgatttaaaattgaattgtcCGATTGATATTAAGATcaaaccgttagatatgatcaaacttacagattaatacatttggtaaaattttaaacttattgaatatacggatgtcgagatatcgcATTAggaacataagagtaatcattcaaaatggtgtatcgttgaattaggtattgttattttaaatcatactgtctaatatgatttaatggacacaatcttatatatatgaatttggtatgaatcgAGTGCcggattttaagatatcgtaattgtttattaaactttttgatctcattatatataataaaataatagtaaaaataattaaaattgttcaaccgtcattattattattattattattattatcaatatttttagattaattcataggaatcactaaatttcaacataaatttataagtaataaaatagattgcataatgcatatatagtatgtatcttgatataaaaataaaactaaaaaatagataaaaaaaaaaagcataggTGAATTGCttgtcaatttttaaaaaagatataacacaatataaatatatattaaaatataacataaagtttatatgtgtcatattaaataattatttataaaaaatattataatttgctaaaattttttattaaatttatttttgtataaagagtaaatatataaataaaaccatcataatttatttatccaaaataaaatgtatgatactgattataattataatatatggtcaatcttgagtttaaaattgataaaatattgaacatgaaattaaatataaaaaaacttcaaaaataaaaatatatataggaatCTTACAAGCCGGCTCACGAGCtgataaacaaaaagaattgagCTTGAGCTCAAAATCGAGTCGGCTCGACTCGTGTGCGACCTATATCCcacaatatatatgaatattttcgTCTAAACTCCAAAGCGACAGACCTTTTAACAAAGCCTACcgctaaaaaaatttagtgattcctattaattaatctaaaaataagcaatattgatggttgaacaatttacttattttaattattattttattatatataatgagattaaaaaaattaatcaataattacttaaaatttagGCGCCCGAttcacattaaatttaaatatatataagaccaTGTCCATTAGATCACATCAGAtagtttgatttaaaatcacatggcctgattctaCGATGCACCaatttgaatgattattcttatgtttcgagtacgatatcataacatccgtatatccagtaagtctaaaactttaccaaacatgtttttctataagtttgatcatatataacaatctgatctgaatttttaTGGTGCGATTAAACCATGTTGTTtgacaatgtaagatgatagttacatcaatgtaatactaatatttataaaatatataaatttactgtaaattgtgaacatatattaatctcaactataaaatatttttttgtatttcaattgcattatttcagataattgatacttttctataatttaaactgttcagtatgattttttttttttttgtatattttactaattatattactactaaactaatcagtagtttatatttataacaatatttaaaacttcatactatattttggtatatttataatataatacacattatacaatctattttgttacttataaatttatgtaaaacaACTGAtgattctcattatttaatctaataataataataataacaataataataataataataatgataatatagtatgcattatacaatctattttattacttatgaatttatgtaaaaaattggtgattctcgtaatttaatataataataataacaaaaaaccaaaaaaaaatcagcttGAGCTCGAGTTCTAACTCG
This Sesamum indicum cultivar Zhongzhi No. 13 linkage group LG5, S_indicum_v1.0, whole genome shotgun sequence DNA region includes the following protein-coding sequences:
- the LOC105162929 gene encoding pentatricopeptide repeat-containing protein At4g26680, mitochondrial isoform X1, with protein sequence MFGRGRVATLLTPTFLLRRFSTFINTAKTHLKSPIGFSLPSNYKKIPILLPHRTMPSAQGQDLDFVNIAYSHLIHSEWDKLNKLASGLTPFRIKHILLKTRKDYVLCLEFFKWVEAKNSELNTLDVNSMILHILTKNRKFKSAESILWRILEKGLSEFDFPRKVFEALVYSYRMCESSPRVFDVLFKTYAHMKKLRNASDSFCWMREYGFYPTVESCNAYLSTLNGLNRWDIALAFYKEMLRCRISPNVYTINMVIGAYCKAGKLEMAVEVFREMEKMGLDRNAVSYNTLIAGYCSKGLLSSGLRLKNVMEKNGIRPNDATYNTLINALCKEGKLHEANKLFREMKRMDVAPTTVTYNTLINGYSEAGNSEMGIRLFEEMSVSGVKADILTYNAVIMGLCKEGKTKKAAYMVKELDREKLVPNSSTFAALITGQCARNNAERAFQLYKSMIRSGCHPNGTTLKMLISAFIKNEDYDGAVEVLKEMMERAIAPDSDILTHLYNGLCQCGKEEFAADLCKELESQRLVPEGFVKSIWTSNRDI
- the LOC105162929 gene encoding pentatricopeptide repeat-containing protein At4g26680, mitochondrial isoform X2, which produces MPSAQGQDLDFVNIAYSHLIHSEWDKLNKLASGLTPFRIKHILLKTRKDYVLCLEFFKWVEAKNSELNTLDVNSMILHILTKNRKFKSAESILWRILEKGLSEFDFPRKVFEALVYSYRMCESSPRVFDVLFKTYAHMKKLRNASDSFCWMREYGFYPTVESCNAYLSTLNGLNRWDIALAFYKEMLRCRISPNVYTINMVIGAYCKAGKLEMAVEVFREMEKMGLDRNAVSYNTLIAGYCSKGLLSSGLRLKNVMEKNGIRPNDATYNTLINALCKEGKLHEANKLFREMKRMDVAPTTVTYNTLINGYSEAGNSEMGIRLFEEMSVSGVKADILTYNAVIMGLCKEGKTKKAAYMVKELDREKLVPNSSTFAALITGQCARNNAERAFQLYKSMIRSGCHPNGTTLKMLISAFIKNEDYDGAVEVLKEMMERAIAPDSDILTHLYNGLCQCGKEEFAADLCKELESQRLVPEGFVKSIWTSNRDI